CTGAGACTGGCATGATCTCTCCCCGGCATCCAGAGGTAGAATTACTGTGAATGTGCTACCCTTATCCATTTCGCTTTCCATAGTGATATCACCACTCATCAAATTCATGATCTTACGGCTGATGAAGAGACCCAGTCCAGTACCCTCATACTTGCGGTTAATTCCAGAATCAACCTGCACAAATGGCTGGAATAGTTTGCTTTGTTTCTCCAGAGGGATGCCAATTCCGGTATCCTTTACTATCAGATACAGATTTGCTTCTTTAACCATGCATGACAGCGATACCTCGCCCTTTTCGGTGAACTTGATGGCATTACTTAGCAGATTCAGGATCACTTGTTCAAAGCGACGCTCATCAACGGTGATCTCCCTGGGAGCATTTCCTGGATTGTAAAGTAGATTCAAGCCCTTGGCATTAGCTTGGACAGACACCACCTGAATTGCATTCTCCAAAAGGGAGCGCAGATCTATATGGGAGTAATGTAGTTCCAGCTGTCCCGACTCTATCTTGGAGATGTCCAAAACATCGTTGATAAGTGCGAGTAAGTGTCTGGCACTGTTTTGAACAATGCTCAACATTTTCTTTTGCTCTTCGTTTACGGCGCCGGGCATTTCCTTCAGTAATATCCCGGTAAAGCCGATCACCGAATTCAGAGGCGTCCTCAATTCATGGGACATCGTAGCCAGAAAAGCTGATTTTAGCATATCTGCAACCTGGGCTTTGTGCATGGCGAGTGCTAGTTCTTCGGTTCTCTTTTCAATGCGTTTTTCCATCTCCCTGTTGGATTCCTGCAATTCTGCAGTCCGTTTCCGAACCTGTCTTCGAAGTATATTTGCTGCCAATACGGAAAACAATAGGGCTATGATCAAGCCCAGGCTAATGAGGACGGCCCATCTGGGAAGCTTGTATTCGTTGCTTTGGAAGCTGTATTTATTTAATACTGCATAATAATATGAGTCCGGTCTGTCCTTCAATTCACTCAGATGTGTGTCGATAGCTCCGAGGAGATCGCTCGAACGACCCTGTTTGGCAGCAAAATACAAGGTGGCGGGCTCCAGAATGATGTCTGTTTCCTCCAGGCCATATTTCTTGGCATTCTGTCTGCCAAAGTAGTAGTTCGTTACCGCTGCATCGGCCTTCCCATCGCGCACCAATGCCAATACCTCATCGAAACTGGAAGCATACACAAAGGAGCTGCCTTCTGCGGATAAACTCAAGAGATCTCGCAAAGTCTTTGCCTGAACCGAGTTCTCCAATACCGCCAAGCGCAATCCTTCCAGATCCTGAAACGAATCCAGCTTCACTCCATGCCTGGCAAAAAATTGTGTCCATGAGAATAAAACCGGTGTTTGATGAAAGTCCATTACCTCGTCGCGCTCGGAATTGTATGCCACATCCGTCATTAAGTCCAATTCCCCGTCCTGCAGCATGTTCAGACAGTTGTCCCAAGTGTCTTTGTGATACTCTATCTCCCAGCCTTCAGCATGTGCAATGTGATTCATGATCTCCACAAATATACCGGAAGGTTTCCCCGATTCGCCCCAATAAACCTTGGGGGGATTCATGTATATGCCTACTTTTACGACACGGCCACTTATCTGCGTAACAAGCAGCAAGAAAATGAACAAAGCTATAACTCTGCAATAACCCGGTCCGTGGCAGGAAAATAGCGGGAGTTCCCGAAATTCCCTTTCAGGTAAATGCTCATAGGCAAGATTCATATTATCCTTTCTTAAATGAGCTTGAGTTGCTTTACTAAACTATCCGATATCTATGTAACCTCAATTATATATGATAAGCAATTCTAACAAATAAAGCAAGAACACAGACAAAAACCAATATGCTTCGACGCAAAATATCTTGACCGCTAAAGCCACAACCTGTAATGATACCCCATGAAAAAGATTCTCTTAGTAGCCCTAAACAGCAGTTGGAGTCAATCCAATCTGGCTCTTTACTATATGCGACAGATGATCCGGGATCTGGAATGTGAAACTAGGATGAAAACCTATAGCTTGAAAGAACCTCTGCATCAGATCATGGAAGATGTCTACTCCCAAAAGCCTGATGTAATATGCTTTTCTGCCTATATCTGGAACCGGGTGATGCTGTGCAGCTTACAAGCTGAACTGAGTAAGATCCTTCCCCAATGCCTCTTTGTGATTGGAGGGCCGGAAGCAGCTTCATTTCAGCAGGCCCAAAACTCCTATGTTATCATTGGAGAAGGTGAAGGAAAATTCAGGGCTTTGGCAGAAAGTGCTTTCGATCCAAAAAGCTGTGTACAAAGTCCTGCCTCCATCCATCTCAAGGATATTCCCTTCCCCTATACTGAAGGAGACAAAACGGAGCTGGAAGATCATCTCATTTATTTCGAGTGCTATCGGGGATGTCCTTATGCTTGCGTCTATTGCCTGTCTGCCAACGATATGCGCCATCAACCCAGATTTGAACTCACAAAAGCGGGAGAGATGGATCGGTTGCACAAGGAATTGGCCCTGCTGGCAGAGTTGAAACCTCGTACCTTAAAGTTCATAGACCGTAGTTTCAACATCCAGAAAGACCTTGCCCACGCCATTTGGAATTATGCAATCTGCAATGACAGCGATTTTGATTATCACTTCGAGATTTATCCCGATTTGCTGGATGAAACGGACTTTGATATCCTCAGCAAAGCTCCCGCCGGACGCATCCGCTTTGAAGTGGGCATACAAAGCACAAATCCGGATGTGTTATGGCAAAGCGGTAGATATACAGACTGGGAGAAATCCCGCCGGGCACTGCTTGATCTGAAAACCCGCACCAGAATCAGAGTTCATGCCGATCTCATCACCGGACTACCTGGGGAAGATCTCGCTTCGGTAATCCGGTCTTTGAACGAACTATGCAGTTGTGAACCTGCCGCAGTGCAATTGGGTACATTGAAGATTCTGCCGGATACACCCATGATGCAAATTGCGCAGGAGAGACAGTACTTGTGGATGGATATGCCTCCGTACCAAGTATTGTGCTCGGATGCTCTTAGTTTCGACGATCTTTGTTTACTGCAGGATTACGCTCATTTACTTTCTTTGTATTGGAACAAAGAGGAATACCCCAATCTGTGGCATACCTTGTTGCAGAAACACCCCGCGGACAGGATACTGTCTCATCTGAAACGGATGCACGCTCAAAAGGACATGCCGCTGCATAGTGTATCAAAACACAATCGGGAGATGATGATGCAATGCCTTGCCGATCAACTGCTTTAGATCGTCAGTTACTAACCAATATACTACGGATTGTCTGGTAGATTCCTGCCTGATTTAGCAAAGACCTTCATTCCTCTTCTGGTTATCTATACTTGAACCTGATATTATCGGGTTATCATCGAGTGAACACAGGATGATAACGCCTTGATATCAGCTTCAACACAGTATCGAACAAAGGGAAAGAGGAGAATGATCCAAAGGCTTCCTTCGGTCGCTGTAGCAATCCGTAGATTACCACACCAAGCTTTATATGACACTACATTCACTTCAGCAAGATCAGGGTTTATGTTCAGAGTATCGCTATCCCATGAAGGTCAAATCCATACAGTACGTTTTTGCTTGACATATTTCCAGATAGATACAGTATGCTTTTATGAGAAATATCATCTTGCTGTTTTTGGCGCTGATTGCGCTCTCCGCATGCAACATTTTTGGCCTGCGGGATTCCGAGCCTCCTACAGAGGAAGCCCAATGGAACAACTTTGCCAATACTTGGGAGCTGGCTCTGGACAACCTCTACTATGCCTATGAAGACTCCCGCAATACCATCAATTATGGCAGGATATTCCTCAGCGATTACATCTTCTATTTCGCTCAGCAGGACATCACGGATTATAGCACGGACTCACAATGGACCAGCACTCAGGAACAAGACATGCTACTGAATCTGCACGCAAGATACAAAGATATCAAGCTGAGTCTGGAGCCGATGAGCACTCCAGACGAGATCACGTCAACAGAAGCCAAACTATCCCGTGTGTATGAACTAAAAGCAAAACTTATGGATTCCAGTGTGGAAAACACCATCGCACAGGGAAGAATGGAGCTCCATTATCGCCGTCAAAACGGCTATTGGTATATCTATCGTTGGCGCGATTATCGCTCATCCGGCGAACGCACATGGGGGTTGTTGAAACATGAGAACGGCTAAACTGCTGCTGTTGGCATTCATCCTGGTCATCGGTGCTTGCAAAAATCCCTTCCGCCCGCCTCTGATCGACCGATCCACCTCCGTGGTTCACAATCGAAATCCCGAAGAGGTTTTACACAATCTGGAAAAAGCTTACAGTGAGAAAAACATCAATATCTTCAAACAACTGCTCCACCCAAACTACCGCTTTGAACTGTTATCCAGTGAATACTCTCAGATCGGCATTGATATGGACGGAGACGGCAGAAAAGATGACTGGTGGGGATACGATGAAGAGCTGGCTCTTACTCAGAACATGTTTGAACGTGGCAGTAGCGACGGTACCATGCCAGTGGCCGACGATATTGAATTACGCTTGCAAATCCCGCCTCAGGAGCTTTGGGAGAGTGATCCTGCGGATGGCAGAGAAGATTGGATTATTGTCCCTTGTTACTTCGACCTCATCCTGACTTACGGCTACAACAACAGCAGCTACATCGCCAATGGTATGGCTCGTTTCTATCTGATAGAGGAAGAGGGCGACTGGAAAATCATCATCTGGAGAGATGAGTCTCAAGTATGACCGGTCGTATAATGGCGATAGATTACGGCAGCAAGCGTATTGGAATCGCCTTTTCGGATCCCCTGCGTATGTTTGCCAAAGCCCATAGCGTGATAGAGAACGCCCCTTTGAACCTCCTGGTACCAAAGCTGAAGGGCTTGATAGAGCAAAACGACGCCAAACTGATTGTCCTTGGTATGCCTTATGCCATTGATGGCAGTGACACTCCCAAAACCACCGAGACAAAAGCCTTTATGAATAAATTGCAGGAACTGCTGGATATCCCGGTAATATCTTTTGACGAGAGATATAGCTCCGCCGAAGCTGAAACCGAGCTCAAGAAGATGGGCAAAAGCTGGCAGGAAGCAAGGAAAATGGTGGATGCCATGGCAGCAGCTATGATTTTGAAATCCTACCTGGAGAGTAAAGACAGACAATGAACGGATACAGATACCTTAGCATGATCGCAATCGGACTCGCCTTGGTTGGCTTGGGTTTTGCCACTCACGAGCTCTTTGGCGCCAGGGATTCTATGGAGCGAATTGTGCGAGTGGATGCCGGAGATAGCGCCGAAACCATCGGGATCAAGCTGGAACACGCAGGCATCATCCAAAACGCTTCAGCTTTCCGTTTACTGGCCAAATTGCGCGGGACAGACCGTAACTTGAAGACCGGAACCTACATCTTCGGAGGTCACAGCAGTCTCTGGTCTGCGGTATCCCGCTTGCAGCAAGGTGAATCCCAGAGCATCAAGATCACCTTCCCGGAAGGACTCTCCATGCACAAAACCTTCAAACGTATCGAAGCCAGCGGTCTGGCCACATATCCCGATCTGCAGGCAGCCGCCACAGACACGGCATTGGTAAGGCGCTTAACAGGCATGCAGTTGCAAAGCCTGGAAGGATTCCTGTATCCTGAAACATATCTCTTTCCGGTAAATAGTCCTGTAGACAGCATTCTGAGCATGATGACGGGTGAATTCTTCCGTAAAATGGCCAGAGCTGGAATCGAGATCGGGCAGCAAGATGATTTCTATAATACACTGATCCTCGCTTCAATAGTGGAGAAAGAAGCAGGAAACGCTGAAGAGCGTCCCATTATAGCCGGAGTATTCGAGCGCAGATTGCGCCTTGGCATGGCACTGCAAAGCTGCCCTACAGTGGATTATATCTTGGAAAAGAGAGGTATTCGCAGAGAAGTTTTAACTACTCATGACACCCAAATCCCCTCCCCCTACAATACATACCAGAATCCGGGTCTACCTCCCACTCCGATCTCAAATCCCCAAGTAGGATCGATCCTGGCAGCGCTTGACCCCGTTCAACACAATTACCTGTATTTCTTTGCAGATAAGCATGGAAACAATGTGTTTACAACCTCTTATGAAGAACACCAGCGTCGGCAACTGCAACTTGGTTTGTGATAATCATGACTACGTCGATACACTTTCAAATAAAAAACCACAGACATAATAAGTACGCAACTGCGTATGGAGGAAAGATGAAAAGAACCCTAATGGCCATCCTGATCGTGAGTCTTACGATTATGATGTTTGGCTGCTCAAAGAACAAAGAACAAGCCGTAAAGGCTGATGGTGAATTGGTATATCGCCCCGCTTGGTGGGGAGAGCAAGGTGGAGACTCTCATGTGAACACCTACGGACAGGGTACCAATTTGAACGAAAACGCTTCCATGAATGTGGCACGTTCAAACGCTCTCTCAGAGGCTGCGCAGTATGTGAGAATCAATGTGGAAAACATGCTGAAGAACTATTTGGAAGAAGCCGGAATTAGCGATCCCCAAGTACTGGCACTCAGTTCAAACGTGCTGAGAGCGGTTACCGAAGCTGAGTTTAGCGGAGTTATCACAGGTAAGATGGAGACTCGTAAAGTAACTGAAGCCGACGGTTTACGCTACAAAACCTGGGTCCAATTGAAGATACCCACAGACCAGATCAATCGCAAGCTCGCCGCCGAGATCCGCAATGAAGAAGCTCTCTACAATCAGTTTAAAGCTTCCCAGGCATTTCAAGAACTGGATAAGTATCTGGAAGACAACTAAATCTCAACTATTTTTTCCCTTTTTCTACACCCGTGTTCAGACACGGGTTTTTTTGCCAGAAAAGATACCTAAAAGCTTGTGAATGCGAAGAAAAGAATTGACAGTAAGGCCATAACGAAATAGCTTGTATGCAAGAATGAGGAAAATATGAAGATAAAAATGACAAAAGAATTCATCCAAAAGCTGCCTAAAACAGATCTGCATGTACATCTGGACGGCAGTGTACGCATTCCCACGATCATAGACTTGGCAAAACAGCAGAATGTGAAATTGCCCACTATGGACGAGAAGGAACTGCGCAAGATGATTGTGTGCGGCAAACACACTGAAAGCCTGGATGACTATCTGCGCGGCTTTGACATCGTGAATTTGGTGTTGCAAAGCAAAGAAGGACTCAAGCGCGCTGCTTATGAACTGGCTGAAGATGCAGCCAAAGAAAATGTTCGCTACATGGAGGTTCGTTACTCACCTATCCTGCATACTCATAACGGGCTGAAACTTACTGAGATATCCCAAGCCGTCATCGATGGATTGAAACAGGGTGAGCGGGATTTTGGTATCAAAACTGGTGTGATTATCTGCGGAATACGCAATATGGATCCCAATACATCCCTGAAGCTGGCAGAATTGGCCATCGCTTTCAAAAACAAAGGTGTGATCGGTTTCGACTTAGCCGGTGGTGAATACAATCACCCCGCCAAAGCTCACAAAGATGCCTTTGACCTGGCTTTGAAAAATAACCTGAATATCACCATCCATGCCGGTGAAGCTTATGGTCCGGAATCCATCCACCAAGCTATTCACTATTGCGGAACTCACCGCATCGGCCACGGCACACGGCTGGTGGAAGACGGTGATCTATTGAACTATGTAAACGACCATCGCATCCCCTTGGAGATCTGCATCAAAAGCAACTTCCACACCAAGGCCGTGGCAAACATCCAAAGCCACCCCCTCGATTTTTATATAGACTACGGACTACGGGTTACGATAAACACAGACAACCGTACCATCAGTGATACCACTGTTACAGACGAGTATATGCTGGCCATTAATGAACTGGGTCTGGATTACCCAATCGTGAAATATGTGATTTTGAATGGCTTCAAAAGTGCCTTCCTGCCTTATAAGGAACGTGTTCGCCTGATCAACCAAACCCTGAAGGAACTGGACGAAATAGAAGAAAGTGAATTGAAAACCAAGATTCAAGTAAAGGAAAACCTATAAATGATAGACATCATCAGACAGGCCTTTTCTGATGCCCAAAGGGTACTAGAATCCTTTGTTAAAGAAGAGGATAACCAAAAGATTATCGCCCGGATTGCCGAGCGGATTGCCGACGCTTACCGTTCGCAAGGCAAGGTGATCATCTTCGGCAACGGTGGCAGTATGTGCGATGCCATGCATTTCGCCGAAGAGCTTACCGGCAGATTTCACAAAGACAGAGAAGCCCTGCCCGCAATCGCCATCAGCGATCCCTCCCATATCACCTGTGTAGGCAATGATTATGGCTTCCACCAGATCTTTTCCAGAGGAGTGCAAGCCTTTGCCCAAAAAGGCGATGTGGTAATAGGCCTCTCCACCAGCGGAAACTCCGAAAACGTATCCGAAGGCCTGAGACAAGCTAGGGCAAGGGAATGCATTACTATCGCACTCCTGGGCGGAAACGGCGGCAAGATATCCGGAACCACAGACTTTGAATTGATCGTGAAAGCAGACACCAGCGACAGAGTGCAGGAAGTTCATACCATGATCCTGCATCTTTTAGTACAACTGGTGGAATATCAGCTTTTTTACTTTCCCCATCCAAGTCCCAAACTGGCTTAATAAACAAAGAAGGAAACCATGAAATACAATACCAAAACCCTGATCACGCTGCTGTTTGCCCTGTTGGCATTCGGCCTCTGGGCGGATTTCTACGACAGCGTGGAAGATCTGAGGGGCATGCCACTCTATTACGCCCTCCAGGATCTGATAGACACCAATACCTACTCCAGCTATGATGGCGCTAAGGTATTCCTATTCCAAGAATTGGATAACAACAGCGGAACCGTCACCTGTGTCTATACTGGTAAGATCTATCCTATTGAGGATGATTACTCTGGTCAGAGCAATCCCAACACCGAACATACCTTTGCTCAAAGCTGGTTCACTCCTGAAACAAATGTAAAAAAATCGGACCTGCATCACCTCTTCATCACCACCATGCAGGTGAATTCTTCACGTGGGAACCTCCCTTTTGGCAATGTAGCCAGCACTGCAGCTTCGGATGTGTATTACGACGATACTCCCTGGCAGAGCTATAGGGGCAGAGACACCTGGCAGCATACCGTTTTTCAGGTGAATCCTCATTTCCGGGGCAACACAGCCCGCGCCATCCTATACTTCCATACCCGCTATGGTGATTCCCTCACCCAGGGTGGAGTAAACATGCTGGATACAATGATCGATTGGCACTATGCTGATCCCCCGGATGAAGCAGAAAGAAACAGAAACGACATGCTATATAGCTTTCAGGGAAACCGCAATCCTTTTGTGGACCGTCCTGAATTCGTTAACCGTATCTGGAATCCCAGTCCCTCCGATGATCCCGTTGTAGATCTGGTTCCGGCTCTGCGCATCGACAACATCTATCCCAACCCCTTCCGGGAAGTATTGAATGTAGCAATAGACGCCAAACCCGGCAGCAAAATAAGCGCCGGCATCTACAACCTGAAAGGCCAGCTTGTGTATTCCACTTTCTTGGAAGACAATCAACGAGACTTCTCTTGGAACGGGAAGGACGGCTATGGTAATGAAATGCCTTCTGGACTCTACTTTATCCGCATTTCCGGAAACGACGGCACTGACATTGCTAAAGTATTGTACACAAAGTAAGTCGTTATTGTGTATCACCTCATGGACCACTCACGTATGGTACCGGCTCTCGCTGAAGCGCCGAAAAGGAGGAGCCGCGTCCACCTTTACGAAACCAATGTCTCATGGACTGCTCACATAGATCCCCCTCCGTGGTTATGTGCGGTCTCGTCTGATGCGTTATTATAAGCGATTATCGCATTTTCGATTGACAAAAAAACACGACTAAAAAAGATTGCCAACATAGTGGGTGATTAGCTCAGTTGGTTAGAGCGCTACGTTGACATCGTAGAGGTCACTGGTTCGAATCCAGTATCTCCCACCACTCCGCAACACGGGTGATTAGCTCAGCTGGTTAGAGCGCTACGTTCACATCGTAGAGGTCACTGGTTCGAATCCAGTATCACCCACCATTCTCCTTCCCCCGGATTTCTTCTTCCTTTATTCTTCACAAGCATGCTACAGTTCTATCGTTACTTTTCCGTACAATAGAAAAGTCCCCATACTCTGTGAGTATAGGGACGTGTTGAGGTGTTTGATGAATTACTTGATTTCGATTTCTTTCTTGGGAGTCGGTTCCTTCTTCGGAATATTCAAGTACAGTACACCGTCTTCCATCTTGGCGCTAATCGCTGAAATATCGGCATTTTCGGGCAGATTCAGATTACGTCTGTAACTGCCATTAAAGCGTTCACAGCGATACATCGTTCCTTTCTGTTCTTCTTTTTTGTCTTCGCAGACTGCTTCGATGAGAAGCTGATTGTCGTGCACCGAGATATTTACGTTTTCTTTCTTGAATCCGGGCAGATTTGCCAGAATCTTATACTCTTTATCCTGTTCTGATATATCCATAGCCATAGCCCGGAAGTTGTCGTCAGAACTCTCATCTTCATAGACTCTATTGAAGAAGTCATCAAACAGGCTGAGCATATTGCTCATGGGTCGTATTTCGTTCATTCTGCGATATGGTACGAGTTTCATGGTAACCTCCATAACTTTAATGTTCTGCAGATATAATAACCGGAGTATCACAAAAAGCAAATAAAAAATTAGCAGTCCCTTTGTGAGACTGCTAACGTGGCTCGCAAGTGCTACTTGCTCAAGATCATCTTACGCGTTTGTACTTCGTTACCTGTCTCCAAACGGTACAGGTAGATCCCGCTACCCAGTTCTCGACCTTCATCGTCTCTACCATCCCAGACCAAACTCATCTGAGGAGTTCCGGGAATCCCCCGATATAGCTCCCGCAGCAGCTGTCCCTTGGTATTGTAGATCCTCAGCCGGGTCTCGGAGTTGGGATCGCTCAGGCTGAAACTGATTGTAGTTTCAGGATTGAAAGGATTGGGGTAATTCGGCTTTAGAACGGTTTGTAGAGCGGGATTCTGATTATCGTCGTTATCCATCCAGTTCCCAGTGGAAAATCTGAATGCATTGGAGAATCCGGACACAGAAAAGCTGTTTCTGGCAGCCACTCGCCAATAGATAACGCTATTTGCCGGCAGAATGTTTGGTACCAGCGATGTATCTGTCACATACTCCACCTCGAAAATCGGTGTTCCGAAGAAGGGATTTGTGGCAATCTGCAGCCAATAGCTCTCTGCCAGATAGGATGGAGTCCAGCTCAGTTCAGGGTCCAGAGCTTGGTTATACGAGAAATTTGCAGGGCTGAGCAGTTGTGGTTTAGCGGGCATTTCGCTTAGAGCTC
This sequence is a window from Candidatus Cloacimonadota bacterium. Protein-coding genes within it:
- the mltG gene encoding endolytic transglycosylase MltG yields the protein MNGYRYLSMIAIGLALVGLGFATHELFGARDSMERIVRVDAGDSAETIGIKLEHAGIIQNASAFRLLAKLRGTDRNLKTGTYIFGGHSSLWSAVSRLQQGESQSIKITFPEGLSMHKTFKRIEASGLATYPDLQAAATDTALVRRLTGMQLQSLEGFLYPETYLFPVNSPVDSILSMMTGEFFRKMARAGIEIGQQDDFYNTLILASIVEKEAGNAEERPIIAGVFERRLRLGMALQSCPTVDYILEKRGIRREVLTTHDTQIPSPYNTYQNPGLPPTPISNPQVGSILAALDPVQHNYLYFFADKHGNNVFTTSYEEHQRRQLQLGL
- the ruvX gene encoding Holliday junction resolvase RuvX, producing the protein MTGRIMAIDYGSKRIGIAFSDPLRMFAKAHSVIENAPLNLLVPKLKGLIEQNDAKLIVLGMPYAIDGSDTPKTTETKAFMNKLQELLDIPVISFDERYSSAEAETELKKMGKSWQEARKMVDAMAAAMILKSYLESKDRQ
- the add gene encoding adenosine deaminase, whose amino-acid sequence is MKIKMTKEFIQKLPKTDLHVHLDGSVRIPTIIDLAKQQNVKLPTMDEKELRKMIVCGKHTESLDDYLRGFDIVNLVLQSKEGLKRAAYELAEDAAKENVRYMEVRYSPILHTHNGLKLTEISQAVIDGLKQGERDFGIKTGVIICGIRNMDPNTSLKLAELAIAFKNKGVIGFDLAGGEYNHPAKAHKDAFDLALKNNLNITIHAGEAYGPESIHQAIHYCGTHRIGHGTRLVEDGDLLNYVNDHRIPLEICIKSNFHTKAVANIQSHPLDFYIDYGLRVTINTDNRTISDTTVTDEYMLAINELGLDYPIVKYVILNGFKSAFLPYKERVRLINQTLKELDEIEESELKTKIQVKENL
- a CDS encoding DUF4080 domain-containing protein, producing the protein MKKILLVALNSSWSQSNLALYYMRQMIRDLECETRMKTYSLKEPLHQIMEDVYSQKPDVICFSAYIWNRVMLCSLQAELSKILPQCLFVIGGPEAASFQQAQNSYVIIGEGEGKFRALAESAFDPKSCVQSPASIHLKDIPFPYTEGDKTELEDHLIYFECYRGCPYACVYCLSANDMRHQPRFELTKAGEMDRLHKELALLAELKPRTLKFIDRSFNIQKDLAHAIWNYAICNDSDFDYHFEIYPDLLDETDFDILSKAPAGRIRFEVGIQSTNPDVLWQSGRYTDWEKSRRALLDLKTRTRIRVHADLITGLPGEDLASVIRSLNELCSCEPAAVQLGTLKILPDTPMMQIAQERQYLWMDMPPYQVLCSDALSFDDLCLLQDYAHLLSLYWNKEEYPNLWHTLLQKHPADRILSHLKRMHAQKDMPLHSVSKHNREMMMQCLADQLL
- a CDS encoding endonuclease encodes the protein MKYNTKTLITLLFALLAFGLWADFYDSVEDLRGMPLYYALQDLIDTNTYSSYDGAKVFLFQELDNNSGTVTCVYTGKIYPIEDDYSGQSNPNTEHTFAQSWFTPETNVKKSDLHHLFITTMQVNSSRGNLPFGNVASTAASDVYYDDTPWQSYRGRDTWQHTVFQVNPHFRGNTARAILYFHTRYGDSLTQGGVNMLDTMIDWHYADPPDEAERNRNDMLYSFQGNRNPFVDRPEFVNRIWNPSPSDDPVVDLVPALRIDNIYPNPFREVLNVAIDAKPGSKISAGIYNLKGQLVYSTFLEDNQRDFSWNGKDGYGNEMPSGLYFIRISGNDGTDIAKVLYTK
- a CDS encoding Hsp20/alpha crystallin family protein, whose amino-acid sequence is MKLVPYRRMNEIRPMSNMLSLFDDFFNRVYEDESSDDNFRAMAMDISEQDKEYKILANLPGFKKENVNISVHDNQLLIEAVCEDKKEEQKGTMYRCERFNGSYRRNLNLPENADISAISAKMEDGVLYLNIPKKEPTPKKEIEIK
- a CDS encoding SIS domain-containing protein; its protein translation is MIDIIRQAFSDAQRVLESFVKEEDNQKIIARIAERIADAYRSQGKVIIFGNGGSMCDAMHFAEELTGRFHKDREALPAIAISDPSHITCVGNDYGFHQIFSRGVQAFAQKGDVVIGLSTSGNSENVSEGLRQARARECITIALLGGNGGKISGTTDFELIVKADTSDRVQEVHTMILHLLVQLVEYQLFYFPHPSPKLA
- a CDS encoding ATP-binding protein, which encodes MNLAYEHLPEREFRELPLFSCHGPGYCRVIALFIFLLLVTQISGRVVKVGIYMNPPKVYWGESGKPSGIFVEIMNHIAHAEGWEIEYHKDTWDNCLNMLQDGELDLMTDVAYNSERDEVMDFHQTPVLFSWTQFFARHGVKLDSFQDLEGLRLAVLENSVQAKTLRDLLSLSAEGSSFVYASSFDEVLALVRDGKADAAVTNYYFGRQNAKKYGLEETDIILEPATLYFAAKQGRSSDLLGAIDTHLSELKDRPDSYYYAVLNKYSFQSNEYKLPRWAVLISLGLIIALLFSVLAANILRRQVRKRTAELQESNREMEKRIEKRTEELALAMHKAQVADMLKSAFLATMSHELRTPLNSVIGFTGILLKEMPGAVNEEQKKMLSIVQNSARHLLALINDVLDISKIESGQLELHYSHIDLRSLLENAIQVVSVQANAKGLNLLYNPGNAPREITVDERRFEQVILNLLSNAIKFTEKGEVSLSCMVKEANLYLIVKDTGIGIPLEKQSKLFQPFVQVDSGINRKYEGTGLGLFISRKIMNLMSGDITMESEMDKGSTFTVILPLDAGERSCQSQSSL